From Calliphora vicina chromosome 3, idCalVici1.1, whole genome shotgun sequence:
GCCAATGACATACATGTGCCATTTTGTGTTCGAATCATACGATTTTCGTCATCGTCTTTGGCAGTAAAGTATGTGAGTGTTGTGCCACCAACTGGTGTTGAACTGCCGCTGCTGAGAACTGCTGTTGTATTTTGATTTGGGGGACCAGCTGATTTCGGTTGTTGTGCATCCTTTTTCACAAATACTGCTTGAATACTATCTTCTAAGTCAAGATCACCCAGACCAGCGCCTGCTCCACCACCTGTTGTGGCAGAGCCAGAGGACGAGGGTGTCTGTTGGGTACTTTCTGATGGGGTTTGTTGCTGCTGTGCACCTATGGCGGGAGATCGAAACCGCGATGCAACTCCCGGCATCCGGGGTTGGGCTTGTACTAAATGAatttgctgatgttgttgctgttgagcAGCTGCGCTTGCATCACTAACTTGGGTTCTGTAAACCTGTCGTATTCCCTGGTTGGGAAGGGATTGTGTAACAAGTTTCCCTTGCTGCAGTGTGCCGAGTTGTTGATTGTTGGCTAGAATGGGAGAACCTCTTCCAGCAGCGACATTCGCAGCTGCTCCACGAGCTCCTCTGCCTCGGCCCCTTGAAGTTGAACCAACTGTAGTGCTACAACGAGGACGAGGAGTGCGTAGAATTTGACTTCCTCCGCCTCCAATTGCGCCGGCTGCATTAAAACCAGGTCTTATTTCTGCTCTTGCTACTCCCGCCATGCCAGGCATTCGTGCTATCAATGTGCCACTCATTGCTCCTCGACCAATCTTGCCGCCTCTAGCTACACCTGCTCGTATGATTGTTGTCCCATTTGGATTTGGAGCTTGAGTCACCATTTGggtttgttgctgctgttgttgttgctggtgttgCAACTGtatatgttgctgatgctgcgGAGAGTTTTGTGTTTGTTGCTGCTGCGGCATTAGAGCTTTCGGCATTTGGTTATTTTGAACCTGAATTTGTTGATACacaacattttgttgcatttgtTGTGGCGGAGTTGGTGGCGTTTGTTGTTGTGTCTGTTGTTGCTGATGGGGAGTGGGAACAACACGGGCCTGTTGCACTAAATGTGTTGGATTATGATGTTGCTGCATCGTTGTGTGTGTTGTTTGGAGTATGTGTTGTGGTTGATGTGTTTGTGGCGATTGTCCCATCACCgtgtgttgctgctgctgtggtGACTGTTGTTGGGTCGAGTACAGAACACGATTATTGTAGATGATGCGCTGCTGAGGCATTGATTGCCTCATTATGAGTTCTTGTTGTTGCGGCTGTTGTATTAAGACTTGTTGTCCCGATGGTTGCTGAACTATTAGCTGCTGCAATTGTTGCGTTTGTTGTGGCTGCATTCTGTAAATAATTTGGGGCTGTTGTTGGGCCTGTTGTTGATGACTGGGAGACACTTGATGTTGCACTTGCACCTGCTGCGCATGATGCTGTGGACTTTGTAAAATATGTTGCTGAGGTTGTGTTTGGGTTTGAGGCGGTGGAGCTTGATGTATCATTTGTTGCTGATGCTGGGGATGTGTTTGATATTGCTGTTGCAATTGCTGGGGCTGTTGTTGTATATACACTTTcttctgttgctgttgttgttgatgaaCCAATTGATGATCTGTTGTATAGTAGATTTGTTGTGGCTGTGCTTGTACATGCTGTTGCATTTGATGATCTTGTGTTTGCATGTGTTGCGGTTGCTGTTGAGTTTCTTGTGGCAACTGATACGCGGCTTGCAattgatgttgctgttgttgctgctgctgttgaggGTCTATAACTTGATGATGCTGTTGATGCATCAGTacttgttgctgctgttgaggCGGTTGAGgttgttgctgatgttgttgtgtttgtgcctgctgctgttgttgttgaacTTGTTGATGTTGTACTGTCTGGGCTTGAGGCTGATTCATATCTTCGCCCAATATGGTATAGTGAGTTCCTGCTTGCGGCGGTTGGTATTGCGTTGGTGTTCCTTGTGTTTGATAGACAACTTGTTGGGGTCCATCATTTTGTAAAAGAATTTGCTGTGTCTCGTCTAAAACAATTTGCTGTATATTTGAATAACAAAAACGAAAAGGTGAATTTTTCGAAtgaaaagaacttttttttcactaataataaCTTAGTTTATAATTAACAGAGTTAGTTTGTACCTATTGAGTTATTTAGGTAGAATGTTATgaccgattatggccaataggcGTTACTGAacgtaataaataaaataaaaaatatgctttCGATTCTCTCCGACAGAAAGCCTTCTATTATCTATATAACCCTTTcagacattttgtccaatatattGGACATTTGGGTTTTTCCTTTTAAAGTCATGTAGCGTTGACGCAAATGGATATATTTTTACAGTTAATATCGTTATCAAAAGAGTTTTTAATAGATTGTATATACATGTGATCTAAACATCTAATTTTTCATTgggttttgttaaattaaggtATTTTCATAAGTTCGTTAGCGTTCTATAAGAATGTATTAGACATAGTAATATTCAGTGCTAGTTTAAAATGataataacattattttaaactcTAATAAAAACGTGTAAGTATTAATTGAGTATTAGTTTAGCTATTTGTgtattaattgcaattaattacattcattttttaaaatttatttatgagatACATGTCCTTTAAGGCAGGTGTGACGATTTACCTGTAATTTGACTTTATATTCTTAATTAGCAGCCTCAAATTTGCATACACTGAAATTTTCAGCTTTCTATCTCAACTAATTCTATATAATCGAAACGACTTTTTCTGatttatgacgttgttgcagcaaatgagcgatatgtacatatatagataCAATTAATGGTGTATGTTTTATTACATATACAGTGAAAGCTCCCGTAGTCAGATGAAAGAAAATAATCTAAAGATAAACCCTGCAAAGACTAAAGCTATGCTTTTTAAACCGAAGTGCATTTATCTATTACAGTTGATGATGAACCTATTGAGTTCGACTTGGTATTAAGCCGGATAAACATCTAACTTTTTCCCAACATATTAATTTTCTGAgctctaaaattaattttactctAAGGAAATTATATTCCTTAAATTTGTATGTACCACTTTCTATTCGAAAAACTATTGCACATTCTTTGCTAATGTCTAAcctattgtattgtattgaagTTTATTCTGGATGTAATGCTCAGGAGTTTAATAAgtgtttactactttttaatagAATAATACGTTATGTCTATCAATTAAAAATGCATGATCATGTGTCTGAGTATGTTAGAGATTTCTCGGGTTGCtcttttatgaattttgttcAAATCCGATTGTTATTGTTCTTTTATAAGGTAGTAATAGCTAATTGCCCTGAATATGTTAGAAATacttttgaatttttgcattCTGACAGAAATCCTCAAATTCTAATTCCTATAATAAATCGAACCACTTACGAAAGATCTTTTCATGTGCGAGTTGCTAAACATTGGAACTCTCTTCCTCGAGTTCTTAGATGTTTTGATTTACAATTTACAACATTTAAGACGCAGCTTTTTGAATATGCATCCACTAATGTGATTTAATgtaattaattacttttttcttaaagattgcaatgaattttaaaagtatACAGCGCTAATAGATATGATCATATATGAAGTTATTTACacacacatatgtacatataagaaattaatttttgtagtCAGCCTCTTAtgtattaatgaaattatctgTAATATTGATTTAAGTTGcctattttaacataaatatttgctaGTCTACCAACTATATATGGCCCTTGGGCTCGGTTGGTTTttcgtaaataaataaataaaaataaaagtcgacttttcgacctttcgacttttttccgttttttaaaaagtcgacttatcgaactttcgactttttagttaatcgactatttaataaaaataaaaattaaatttatcaaggcgataatagttagaagaatgttgtaagaattttgtgtaaaaaaagctttattttataaacatttattgattatttacatatattagcatcaaacgtcgatttcgacttttttcaggaaaaagtcgattgttcgaacaatcgacttatataACCCTAGAAGCAGCATTCCCAcaacagccggttctacgcagcGGAAtaacccgagttcactcggccaagggctgtcaactcagcaaacactgctgatacaacaaaacaacaactggatagcagagaccgaaaataacgggtccactttctttttaatttaaaaatagtttttcgttTATTGTAGTATTTGAACCAACAAACACTAGTGAATTTAACAGTTCGAGCCTCTAAACaagtgaataaaaaaataacttgttaATGAATACGCCTTGATATCTAATTTTCATTCCCGACCTTCTTCACGACCTTTACACATAAGTTAAAGGGGAATCCCCGTTTTACGTTTAAGGTAACTGTCCGTTATTAAAACTTTCACTGCATTTGTAAATAATATGTAGTTTGtcttataaaatacaaattgcaGGCTCTCAATTGCATTTACGTCTTCactaatattttgtaatataccaaaatttaaaactagGGTTTAAAATTATTGATCTAATTAAAAACccccaaaaagttaaaattaaaaaaaaaaaaaaaaaaaacgacaataatGTAGGTATCTTCATAAACATTAATGCTGTGATCCTCATTAGCAATTCCtaggaatatatatatatatatatacgcaGATTAACAATGTTCATTATATATAACATTGTTAATCTGCGCAATCAACATATTGCAATTctcaataaaaaacaaagaaacagGTTCCATTAGACAAGTTACAATAGTTGATttctaaactaataaataaaatcttaaatatatgaggttagtaatttttaaaactatgaACCTGAGCTCTATTTGGGTTACTGACACCAACATCATCACTGGCTACATGAACCACTTGGACATCGGCGTAAATTTGTTTTAGGTCATCAAGATTTTGTATTTGGTAATATTGAGCCATACTGGCAACACTGCAATGTAAATAGGAAGaaaaaatacacatacaaaAGTTGATTATTGATGATATAAATTCAgacatttattacaaaaaaaaaaagaaagatttatttttaatattatgctTTTTACGTACTTCAGTTATTTAATCTTAAATTTCACAGTAATTCTAATTATTTACTACAAGTAATTTAGACTCAAGacattaaaagcaaaaaaaattaaaaaaaatacacttcaAGCAGCCATTATTAACAAAATGACATAAAAGCAGCAACACCAAAGAGATGAACAAATTGcttttgatgaattttttaaaCTCGAAAATTAAACAAACCTTGTTATGcacaaattgttaaaatattattaattcttTTGTCGAATAGCACTTTTATAATTAACACTATTTAATGCACATTTAACATGTTTTTAggttgtaaaaattttacataaaaattgcagatattttatgaaaaatggcTTTCTTTGCCTTTAGAAATTAAATATGGCGTGTGGCTCTACTACTAACATTTCGATATGGGTTTTGTACGCACACATCTACACAACACTCTTTGTATGGCAGCTCCACAAGGTTGTATTCCACGCAACTTGGGCGACATCTGGTATCGACTAGTAAAGTTACTTTAGTAATTTCTATTTGACATTTTCTTACTTCTTTTTCACATTCTTTCAAAAAAGTGGGACCACtaaattatatacatttatCAACCATATTCCGTGGTACCACTAAATTGTTTATTCACTAGCACAAACATtaacatttctattattttgtataactttatcattttaactatttaattaaattttccaattgaatatattttgttcaaattttttttaaatttataacactatttattttgtttattttttaagtttttgtatttgCGAGTTTGTAACGACACCGATTTGAGAGTTTACTTGACAAACTTCTGATTacttttgcttattttattttattgttttctatTATATTTTCTGTGTGCTCAAGGCGAATTAACATAAGGTGGTGGCAATTCTAGCAAATGTCAgaaaacagaaacgaaaaattaaataaatgtgtattaaaTCGTATAATTGTGCGGATATATGAATAGTGGTGgtttaatttatttctgtaaaaattaagttttcttttaataagcactgaatatgtagatattaaaatataaaaacaagttttgacAGCCACTAGACCAATTAAGTGACAAAAAAccaatcagctgtttgactgattTCCCCCTTTAATAATTCGCCTTTTGTTTGCCTGTGCttcttcatgttatattttttctcatATGTAGAAAAAACAATCTAAAGATGCCAGATcaatatgtttctttttaaataccACCATATGATttgtggaaaattatatattttatgcgATTAGTAGAACTAAGGCGCATCCAAGAATTATATAGTAGAGCTATATTCTGCTGTGGCAaaccttatatacccttcaccaaattatactttaaaataaaaatttaaaatatttttaggtaaacaaaattaattttttttttaattttatttataattttttaaaattaataaatagcaCTCtgccacaaaataaaaatttttcagaattcCAAAAGCAACCAAATGAGGCTTGTAGGCCTAGGTGgagacatactaaaaccgttttcaaagattttgaaacaccctcaaaattatGAGTTATTTTACTCCTaactcatatatttttattagaccgatttcaaaaatttaaacatccataattgtttaaaaatttgaaagaaataagctttcataaaataaatattccaagaaagaattaagttttcataaaatgtatgtatattccaagaaataaggtagtttttataaaaagattcgctttttttctcttttatttcgaaatttttaattttcaacaataGTTGGTCTGTTCAATAACGAAAAACTATtacgaattattacaaattttcacacaaaaattttaaattttgtattaaaaaactggaaaatttataaacaatttgtgataattctcaatagttttttgttattgaaccGACCGAGTGGAAAAGAGTTCTTagctattttgaattttctagacAATTGCCCAAATTTATCTGTGTCAAATGTTAGCTTGGCAATACTATTATGTACTATTGGTTGCTTCATTGGGTATTAAATTCAAAAGTGCAACTCTGTTTCGGAGACGTGTCAAAACGAAGAGAATGTAATTGTAAAACCAGCGGTTGGAgaagaaaagtttatttttcaatacaCGGCGTAGAAAATTTTGcgttaaacattattttatacccatgtaaaatataattataatactTTAAACATTCAATTCAAGTACATTAAACACATTTTAATATTATGCGAATcactgaaatatttataaagaagcATTAAATCAACGTGTTCAACAAGTAGTGAATTAACGAATGCATCCATATCGTCAGGGCCTAAAAAGAAGAAAGCAGAACTTGAAGCAGCAGTAGAATAATACATACACCAACAACTTGAACAACACCTAGAACAGCAGCAGCGGCCATAGAAGAAAGTAAcaacttaataaataaaatatcatgGCGGGTCAAAAATTTCAGTATGATGAAAGCGGTGGAACGTTTTATTATTTCCTATTATCCTTCTTGGCACTGGTGCTAGTTCCCACCACAATATACTATTGGCCCCGTAAGAAGAAAGAAGGTGAGTCCATCGATAGATCcgcatgtgtgtatgtatgtgtgtaaaaatatacatttgttgAGTGTACGTGTATGTGCATATGAAAACCGCAGAATATACTTTTTCTTATTGGAAAACATGAAACATTATTGCGCTATTTgtaaagaaataagaaaatcaGTAGATTTAACTCCACTTCTCTCGTAAGTGTTACAtgagtgtattaaaactaaCTGAGCCCGcttcacaaaaaaaaagtataaatggTTTGTTACGTTCCAATTACTTATGCAGTTAGTGTGGCCGACCAATTATTTTCGAAATGTAAAATTACTGATGACTGGTGAAAGTGCCTTTTAAGAGAGTCAACTAAATAAACTAGCGCACAGTTAGTACATGTGTATGTATTTGTGAGTGAGTGATTAATTGACtgaatattttttcgaaaatcaAAACGATAATAATACTTTTGTTGTTGGATTGAGAACTTTGAATTTTCCACCTGACTTGCTATTTCTCTATGGTCTCTACCAATAACACTTGTAGAAGTTTATAAAATCCATAACGATAAGAACATCGGTTGTTTCTATTATAGTTTTATAGCAGATTCTAAAGAGATAGTTAATAACTATGGCTTAATCAATGACATTAGTTCAAATATGTAAGTACATATCGAGGGACTgactatattaaaaaaaacaagttttaggagagcaaaaaaaaaacattttgcttgGCTTATTTATGAGGAAAATATTCAATTCATTCttctacaatatatttttaagtccgtttctattgtttttcttttaaatgtttgcaatttttggagttaataccatttttctgaaacttttcgatatttgtttgtattttttttatcaacaaaacagtattaacccaaaatacaaccaaatttaaataaaacaatttgattatttttaacttgaatagaggctcaactcaaaataacaccttttttatgaaaatatacgatctATTtctatttccatttttgtattaactcaaaataataccttttagtTGATTTCTGgttgacaaaaaatattaattttttataaataaaactaatagtGAGTTTTGAATTCTAAGAATCAGACTTGAGCGTTGCAATTATTGATAATTGAGATTTACCAGTTACTAATTAATAAATGCCAATTACACGTAATTGGTAAAgtaattcataaattttgtttgtagctACATGAGTTTCAAGAcaacaaaacattaaacaacTCAAGTACATAAGAGTTGTTTCCATATTTTTACAGTTATTAACTTTATTTACACAATTGTTTGTGTCGTCTATAtgttaataataacaatacttttatttaaaaatttatcacaaTGAAATAACgcgcatttattatttttctttcagACCCACATAGAGTAAAAGAAGAATGTCAGTGTCCGGATTGCATCAAGAAAAAGGCAATTTTAGCTACAGCAGAGCCATATCGCACTGTGAAAAGTGTTGGCGTACAGATCGGTCTGGTTTTAGGTTGGGCTCTATTGATCTTCTTGGCTTATCGTGTCTCTCAGTTCGACTATGAAATGGCCAGTTTTGATCCTTTTGAAATTTTAGGCGTTGAACCGACTGCCTCAATGTCCGAAATCAAAAAGCAATATCGTAAACTTTCACTTATACTGCATCCGGACAAAGAGACTGGTGacgaaaaagaatttatgaagcTTTCGAAAGCTTATCAAGCCTTGACCGATGACGTGGCCAAAGAAAACTATGAGAAATATGGTAATCCCGATGGTCCAGGAGCCATGTCGTTTGGTATTGCCCTGCCGTCGTGGATTGTTGAAAAGGAGAACTCTGTCTGGGTGTTGGGTCTTTATGGTCTCATCTTTATGGTGGCCTTACCCTCGGTGGTAGGCATGTGGTGGTATCGCTCCATACGTTATTCAGGCGATAAAGTTCTCTTGGATACGACCCAAATGTATTTCTACTTCATACACAAGACACCACACATGCTATTGAAACGTGCTTTGATGGTATTGGCTGCAAGTTTAGAGTTCGATAAACGTCACAATTCGCAGGTGGTTGAGCGTCAGTCTGATAATGAGGAAGTACCAGCggtaagttttaaattttattttaattatgtttttgatACAAACTAAAAGTTATTGTAATTCAGCTAATACGTCAATTGCCCAATTTAAATGAGAAATGCAAGGAGCATCCTTTATGTCGCATGTATTCCATCAAAACTCGCGCCATTCTTCATGCTCATTTATCGCGCATGCCCTTGAACGCCGAGACTTTGGAAAAAGATCGTCAATTTGTCGTTAAGAAATGTCCATATTTGGTACAAGAAATGGTATCCTGTGTACATCAGTTGGTAATGTTGGCGTATGCAAGACGCGTACCCCGTTTACCCAGCATTGAGACAATTGAGAATTGCATGAAAATGTCTCCAATGATTATTCAAGCGTTATGGGAATTCAAATCGCCCTTACTGCAATTGCCCCATGTAACTGAGGATCATTTGTACTTTATGAACAAAAAGAGACACATTAAAAACTTGCAACAGTTCGCTCAATTGGCTCCGGAGGAAAGTCGCCAGCTTTTGAAGACATTATCGGATCAAGAATATGAAAATGTAATGAAGGTATTGGGTAAGATGCCCTCAATTGATTTTTCGATACGTTGTGAGGTCATAGACGATGAAAACACAAATGTGGTTACTGCCGGAGCTATAGTTACGGTAACTGTGACTTTGATACGCAAAGATATGAAAACATTATTTGGCGATTCCAAGGTACCACAAAAGCAAGGTATCAAGTAAGTATATTCAAAATGATGAAATGATTATGATAAAAACAAGCTAATTTGGGGTGTTCTTTATTCTAGGGACGATGAAGAACCAGGCAATGGGGCTGGCGGTGATGACGAAGAGGCTACAGCTACAA
This genomic window contains:
- the Sec63 gene encoding translocation protein SEC63 homolog, with protein sequence MAGQKFQYDESGGTFYYFLLSFLALVLVPTTIYYWPRKKKEDPHRVKEECQCPDCIKKKAILATAEPYRTVKSVGVQIGLVLGWALLIFLAYRVSQFDYEMASFDPFEILGVEPTASMSEIKKQYRKLSLILHPDKETGDEKEFMKLSKAYQALTDDVAKENYEKYGNPDGPGAMSFGIALPSWIVEKENSVWVLGLYGLIFMVALPSVVGMWWYRSIRYSGDKVLLDTTQMYFYFIHKTPHMLLKRALMVLAASLEFDKRHNSQVVERQSDNEEVPALIRQLPNLNEKCKEHPLCRMYSIKTRAILHAHLSRMPLNAETLEKDRQFVVKKCPYLVQEMVSCVHQLVMLAYARRVPRLPSIETIENCMKMSPMIIQALWEFKSPLLQLPHVTEDHLYFMNKKRHIKNLQQFAQLAPEESRQLLKTLSDQEYENVMKVLGKMPSIDFSIRCEVIDDENTNVVTAGAIVTVTVTLIRKDMKTLFGDSKVPQKQGIKDDEEPGNGAGGDDEEATATNAAPVKKSSAWAKPRKGKGGKGGKKPSANQKKKPPPPKASAVAAAATAESQEQNKHESDADSDVDASDVDDVKDSVSGSDEDNEKQTKNNSSLDDDDDEEWERLQAKLNKREKLEGKSRISHTVHCPYFPEEKQEYWWTYICDRKSRTLLTAPYHVTNLVEKEEIQLKFTAPRWPGLYTFTVCLRSDSYLGMDQQQELKLDVKKAPAPPTDHPQWDLSESEHENNDQPENLSDYTTDTSDEEDSE